In the genome of Kitasatospora cathayae, one region contains:
- a CDS encoding MFS transporter produces MTPIAPTAEPLSARPDTRVPLPLTAAAFTANFDRFAIGPVLVTVAAALHVPLASAVGVAGGYALAYGLSQPVWGVLSDRIGRLRVIRTALAVAALAGLASAAAPNLAVLAALRVVTGFAFGAVVPCSLSFVGDAVAPERRQGALADLMAALGLGSGLAALFAGVVANWLNWRLVFVVPALAAAAAALGLRRVPEPQRAPAGSLATQLGAVLRSRPAYLVAALGVVEGAVLLGGLTFVAPALQHRGLSDAAAGAITALYGAGTLVFTRAVKVLTRRVPAHGLAAIGGAFVLAGYVAAALVPGVWTYALVAVLLGAGWAFLHSTLQAWATSVVPEARGTAVSCYVAALFVGSALGAALGGGVAGQGRFELLFGVAAVATVPLTVAVVLGRRRFTARG; encoded by the coding sequence ATGACTCCGATCGCTCCCACGGCCGAACCGCTCTCCGCCCGCCCCGATACCCGAGTGCCGCTCCCGCTCACCGCCGCCGCGTTCACCGCCAACTTCGACCGCTTCGCCATCGGCCCGGTCCTGGTCACCGTCGCGGCCGCCCTGCACGTCCCGCTGGCCTCCGCGGTGGGCGTGGCCGGCGGCTACGCCCTCGCCTACGGGCTGTCACAGCCGGTCTGGGGCGTGCTGTCCGACCGGATCGGACGGCTGCGGGTGATCCGTACGGCGCTGGCGGTGGCCGCGCTGGCCGGCCTGGCCTCGGCCGCCGCGCCGAACCTGGCGGTGCTCGCCGCCCTGCGGGTCGTCACCGGCTTCGCCTTCGGCGCGGTGGTGCCGTGCTCGCTGAGCTTCGTCGGCGACGCGGTGGCGCCCGAGCGCCGCCAGGGCGCGCTCGCCGACCTGATGGCCGCGCTCGGGCTCGGCAGCGGACTGGCCGCGCTGTTCGCCGGGGTGGTCGCGAACTGGCTGAACTGGCGTCTGGTGTTCGTGGTGCCGGCGCTGGCGGCCGCGGCGGCCGCGCTCGGGCTGCGCCGGGTGCCCGAGCCGCAGCGCGCCCCGGCCGGCAGCTTGGCCACCCAGCTCGGCGCCGTGCTGCGCAGCCGGCCCGCGTACCTGGTCGCCGCGCTGGGTGTGGTCGAGGGCGCCGTGCTGCTCGGCGGACTGACCTTCGTCGCCCCGGCGCTGCAGCACCGCGGCCTCTCGGACGCGGCGGCGGGCGCGATCACCGCCCTGTACGGCGCGGGGACGCTGGTGTTCACCCGTGCCGTCAAGGTCCTGACGCGGCGCGTCCCGGCGCACGGCCTGGCCGCGATCGGCGGCGCCTTCGTGCTGGCCGGCTACGTGGCGGCGGCGCTGGTCCCCGGCGTGTGGACGTACGCGCTGGTGGCGGTGCTGCTCGGCGCGGGCTGGGCGTTCCTGCACTCGACGCTCCAGGCCTGGGCCACCTCAGTGGTGCCGGAGGCGCGCGGGACGGCGGTGTCCTGCTACGTCGCGGCGCTGTTCGTCGGCAGCGCCCTGGGTGCCGCGCTGGGCGGTGGTGTGGCCGGTCAGGGGCGGTTCGAGCTGCTGTTCGGGGTGGCCGCCGTCGCCACCGTGCCGCTGACGGTGGCGGTGGTCCTCGGGCGGCGGCGCTTCACCGCCCGAGGCTGA
- a CDS encoding helix-turn-helix transcriptional regulator — translation MNDRETQRRAALGAFLRSRRERLTPGEVGLTGGPRRRTPGLRREEVALLSGVSVSWYSWLEQGRPIAASAQVLDALATTLRLTAAERRHVFDLAGESDSAPRPAADGCPAVGDHLRATVAALSPTPACLLDRHWDVLAHNETEAAIYDGLDRLPVERRNMIWLCFGWQPMRTVLKNWEAESWAVLAQFRASADRHPDDPRFAEIVADVSTADPGFPARWERHDVAGFNPALKRFDHPRLGLLTFRQAKLIAAEDPDLHLVARHPADPATRQAVAAAAARR, via the coding sequence ATGAACGATCGTGAAACACAGCGCCGCGCGGCGCTGGGCGCCTTCCTGCGCTCGCGGCGGGAGCGCCTGACCCCGGGCGAGGTCGGTCTGACCGGCGGCCCCCGGCGCAGAACCCCCGGGCTCCGCCGCGAGGAGGTCGCGCTGCTGTCCGGCGTCAGCGTGTCCTGGTACTCCTGGCTGGAGCAGGGGCGGCCGATCGCCGCGTCCGCCCAGGTCCTCGACGCGCTGGCCACCACCCTGCGGCTGACCGCGGCCGAGCGGCGCCACGTCTTCGACCTCGCCGGCGAGAGCGACTCGGCCCCACGCCCGGCGGCCGACGGCTGCCCGGCGGTCGGCGACCACCTGCGGGCCACCGTCGCGGCGCTGAGCCCGACCCCGGCCTGTCTGCTGGACCGGCACTGGGACGTCCTCGCCCACAACGAGACCGAGGCGGCCATCTACGACGGCCTGGACCGCCTCCCGGTCGAGCGGCGCAACATGATCTGGCTCTGCTTCGGCTGGCAGCCGATGCGCACCGTGCTGAAGAACTGGGAGGCCGAGTCCTGGGCGGTGCTGGCCCAGTTCCGGGCTTCCGCCGACCGCCACCCCGATGACCCGCGCTTCGCCGAGATCGTCGCGGACGTCTCGACCGCCGACCCGGGGTTCCCCGCCCGCTGGGAACGGCACGACGTGGCCGGCTTCAACCCGGCGCTCAAGCGCTTCGACCACCCGCGGCTCGGACTCCTGACCTTCCGCCAGGCCAAGCTGATCGCGGCCGAGGACCCGGACCTGCACCTGGTCGCCCGGCACCCGGCCGACCCGGCCACCCGCCAGGCCGTGGCGGCGGCCGCCGCGCGGCGGTGA
- a CDS encoding hydrophobic protein, with translation MLLIVLVLLLAIVLGGVGFVVHALWWIALAVLVLWILGFVFASGGRGGGRWYRW, from the coding sequence ATGCTTCTCATCGTCCTCGTCCTGTTGTTGGCGATCGTCCTTGGCGGGGTGGGCTTCGTCGTCCACGCCCTGTGGTGGATCGCGCTCGCCGTACTGGTGCTGTGGATCCTCGGCTTCGTGTTCGCCTCCGGCGGCCGCGGTGGCGGCCGGTGGTACCGATGGTGA
- a CDS encoding DUF1360 domain-containing protein translates to MTGPRRPVDRGSGSGSGSGSGSGSGSDDTVEAALRDERRAYEPDGEQPIGGYLAVMAAYLGGTGLLAAVARRTGRPLPDPGPWDVVLTAGAVHQLSRLLAKDPVTSPLRLPFARFRGQAGPAELAEDVRGTGVRRAVGELITCPFCTGLWVATGLTGAQVFAPAATRIVCSGLTALTVADLLHFLRVGLQQAVD, encoded by the coding sequence ATGACCGGCCCCCGACGGCCGGTCGACCGCGGCTCCGGCTCCGGCTCCGGCTCCGGCTCCGGCTCCGGCTCCGGCTCCGACGACACTGTCGAAGCCGCCCTGCGCGACGAACGCCGCGCCTACGAGCCGGACGGCGAGCAGCCGATCGGCGGATACCTCGCCGTGATGGCCGCCTACCTCGGCGGCACCGGCCTGCTCGCCGCCGTCGCCCGGCGCACCGGGCGGCCGCTGCCCGACCCCGGCCCGTGGGACGTGGTGCTCACCGCCGGCGCGGTGCACCAGCTGTCCCGGCTGCTCGCTAAGGATCCGGTCACCAGTCCGCTGCGGCTGCCCTTCGCCCGCTTCCGGGGCCAGGCCGGTCCGGCCGAACTCGCCGAGGACGTCCGTGGTACGGGTGTGCGCCGCGCCGTCGGCGAACTGATCACCTGCCCGTTCTGCACCGGCCTGTGGGTCGCGACGGGCCTGACCGGCGCCCAGGTGTTCGCACCCGCGGCGACCAGGATCGTCTGCTCGGGGCTCACCGCCCTCACGGTCGCCGACCTGCTGCACTTCCTCCGGGTCGGCCTCCAACAGGCCGTCGACTGA
- a CDS encoding helix-turn-helix transcriptional regulator, with protein sequence MIDRPGWTFLTNHARVLVQIARDPGIRVRDIATRCMLTERAVQRIIVDLEEGGYLSHERQGRVNHYRVITGKQLRHPADAGPTVSELLAVLLR encoded by the coding sequence ATGATCGACCGGCCGGGATGGACCTTCCTCACCAACCACGCCCGCGTGCTGGTGCAGATCGCCCGCGACCCCGGCATCCGGGTACGGGACATCGCCACCCGCTGCATGCTCACCGAGCGGGCCGTGCAGCGGATCATCGTCGACCTCGAGGAGGGCGGGTACCTCAGCCACGAGCGCCAGGGGCGGGTCAACCACTACCGGGTGATCACCGGGAAGCAGCTGCGCCATCCGGCGGACGCCGGGCCCACCGTCTCGGAGCTGCTGGCCGTGCTGCTGCGCTGA
- a CDS encoding hemerythrin domain-containing protein, whose translation MGHGGNVIAELTTDHREVAGLFDEVQALPPGAPRRRELVDEFTIELVRHSVAEEEYLYPAVREHVPGGGPIADKEISDHAAVERLLKELEGMEATDSRFDMLVEQVVSEVRQHVADEEQNLFPALERACSPDTLNELGDQVRRAKKLAPTRPHPSAPDTPPANKLLAPGAGLVDRARDLVTGRGRS comes from the coding sequence ATGGGACACGGCGGAAACGTCATCGCCGAGTTGACGACCGATCACCGCGAGGTGGCGGGCCTGTTCGACGAGGTCCAGGCGCTGCCACCGGGCGCCCCGCGGCGGCGCGAACTCGTGGACGAGTTCACGATCGAGCTGGTGCGCCACTCGGTGGCCGAGGAGGAGTACCTCTACCCGGCGGTGCGCGAGCACGTCCCCGGGGGCGGTCCGATCGCGGACAAGGAGATCTCCGACCACGCCGCGGTCGAACGGCTGCTGAAGGAGCTGGAGGGCATGGAGGCCACCGACAGCCGGTTCGACATGCTGGTGGAACAGGTGGTGTCCGAGGTCAGGCAGCACGTCGCGGACGAGGAGCAGAACCTCTTCCCCGCGCTCGAGCGCGCCTGCTCGCCCGACACGCTGAACGAGCTCGGCGACCAGGTCCGGCGCGCGAAGAAGCTGGCGCCGACCCGGCCCCACCCGTCCGCCCCGGACACCCCGCCCGCGAACAAGCTGCTGGCGCCCGGAGCCGGACTCGTGGACCGGGCCCGGGACCTGGTCACCGGCCGCGGACGGTCCTGA
- a CDS encoding hemerythrin domain-containing protein, protein MQHDEDLLDQLTADHQAVLVHFSELSGLPSGDPQRKELADQVTDQLVRHTRAEEQHLYPLARDRLTDGPAVVERELADHGAVEALLGELRPTRADGPSFDRLVARLAEEVTRHAAEEEHRLFPAVRAVTTEAELRLLAARARETKARSSGRPRHQPPTKRPADRLPPPERPLMERLREFLTPGGPR, encoded by the coding sequence GTGCAGCACGACGAAGACCTGCTGGACCAGCTCACCGCCGACCACCAGGCCGTTCTGGTCCACTTCAGCGAACTCAGCGGTCTCCCCAGCGGGGACCCGCAGCGCAAGGAGCTGGCCGATCAGGTGACCGACCAGCTGGTGCGCCACACCCGCGCCGAGGAGCAACACCTCTACCCGCTCGCCCGGGACCGCCTGACCGACGGCCCGGCCGTGGTGGAGCGCGAACTCGCCGACCACGGCGCGGTGGAGGCCCTGCTCGGGGAACTGCGCCCGACCCGGGCCGACGGGCCGAGCTTCGACCGCCTGGTGGCCAGGCTGGCGGAGGAGGTCACCCGGCACGCCGCCGAGGAGGAGCACCGGCTGTTCCCGGCCGTACGGGCCGTCACCACCGAGGCCGAACTGCGCCTCCTGGCCGCCCGCGCCCGCGAGACCAAGGCCCGCTCCTCCGGCCGGCCGCGCCACCAGCCCCCGACCAAACGCCCCGCCGACCGGCTGCCGCCGCCCGAACGCCCGCTGATGGAACGGCTGCGCGAGTTCCTGACCCCGGGCGGCCCGCGCTAG
- a CDS encoding hemerythrin domain-containing protein: protein MSNDAIVLLREDHKEVRRLFREYRGLADGDDGARHRTVQKIVEELTVHTYLEDELVYPRIRQELPGLAEEMDRAEQEHHVADLLCEELSRMTPDDEGYDAKTAVLIDAVERHIEQEEADWFPMVRAALGRTELRELGERMQAVRETAPRRPTAGGVLHRIADALEG, encoded by the coding sequence ATGTCGAACGATGCCATCGTCCTGCTACGGGAGGACCACAAGGAGGTCCGCCGCCTGTTCCGCGAGTACCGGGGGCTCGCCGACGGCGACGACGGGGCACGGCACAGGACGGTCCAGAAGATCGTCGAGGAGCTGACCGTCCACACCTATCTGGAGGACGAACTGGTCTATCCCAGGATCCGCCAGGAGCTGCCCGGGCTCGCCGAGGAGATGGACCGCGCCGAGCAGGAGCACCACGTCGCCGACCTGCTCTGCGAGGAGCTCAGCCGGATGACCCCCGACGATGAGGGCTACGACGCCAAGACCGCCGTCCTGATCGACGCCGTGGAACGGCACATCGAGCAGGAGGAGGCCGACTGGTTCCCGATGGTGCGGGCCGCGCTCGGCCGCACGGAACTGCGGGAACTGGGCGAGCGGATGCAGGCCGTGCGCGAGACCGCCCCGCGCCGGCCGACCGCCGGCGGCGTGCTGCACCGCATCGCCGACGCGCTGGAAGGCTGA
- a CDS encoding HAD-IIIA family hydrolase: MAYLGEPVPTVPQPRPIAEPPGRTGPWLFVRPGGAAADGPSGAVLFGRDGTLLQNVACNGDPAMVHPMAGVRAALSALRGAGFALGVLSNQPAVARGLLGRGQVEAVQARAEALLGTIDVWAVCPHGSHDGCACRMPAPGLVIAACRALGLPPSRLTVVGCEETVIAAALAAGAHAIRVPGAPRPVADPHLPCTLTACPAADGPAEAAYLLLQH, encoded by the coding sequence ATGGCCTACCTGGGAGAACCCGTACCGACCGTCCCGCAGCCCCGCCCGATCGCCGAGCCCCCGGGCCGGACCGGTCCCTGGCTGTTCGTCCGCCCCGGCGGAGCGGCGGCCGACGGGCCGTCGGGGGCGGTGTTGTTCGGCCGTGACGGCACGCTCCTCCAGAACGTCGCCTGCAACGGCGACCCCGCCATGGTCCATCCGATGGCGGGCGTCCGGGCCGCGCTCTCGGCGCTGCGCGGGGCGGGCTTCGCGCTCGGCGTGCTGAGCAACCAGCCCGCCGTGGCCCGCGGGCTGCTCGGGCGCGGGCAGGTCGAGGCGGTCCAGGCCCGGGCCGAGGCGCTCCTGGGGACGATCGACGTGTGGGCGGTGTGTCCGCACGGATCGCACGACGGCTGCGCCTGCCGCATGCCCGCCCCCGGTCTGGTGATCGCCGCCTGCCGGGCACTCGGCCTGCCGCCCTCGCGCCTCACGGTGGTCGGCTGCGAGGAGACCGTGATCGCCGCCGCGCTCGCGGCCGGCGCCCACGCCATCCGGGTCCCGGGCGCGCCCCGGCCGGTAGCCGATCCGCACCTGCCCTGCACGCTGACGGCCTGCCCGGCGGCCGACGGACCGGCCGAGGCGGCCTACCTGCTGCTACAGCACTGA